The Cryptococcus neoformans var. neoformans B-3501A chromosome 4, whole genome shotgun sequence genome has a window encoding:
- a CDS encoding hypothetical protein (Match to ESTs gb|CF194348.1|CF194348, gb|CF185212.1|CF185212, gb|CF184407.1|CF184407; HMMPfam hit to WD40, WD domain, G-beta repeat, score: 163.6, E(): 4.3e-46), giving the protein MAISTTAPPPTATRTPNYVPSSTLSAHSRAVTALRFSPDGTLLASAGADGWLHFWHPTSGEHIRGFRAHKAGINDITISPDSLYIATASDDHTSDIHLLHPTPGVTFYPPPLEPSDASDTEDHPIAPVPPQSSVSSSSTVPAIRHLVSHTAPVLSVAFSPKSNLLATGSFDESTIIWDVKRGKALRQLPAHADAVWCVAWDAEGEMVLTAGADGLIRLWDASTGQCLKTLDNDTNSPISYAAFTPSSVFLQASTLSSTLRIYNIHTGKVIKTIRAPGTFVSERWPCPAVIYEGLPPLFQGTESNGHLDPLKEEKMDVDCVDRDPEPAKPPVVVSNVKTKMRDAWIISGSENGKLIIWDIQSKRVLQVLEGDLSHRCSVVALAVSPDGRTIASGSLEPEKVIKLWRDAE; this is encoded by the exons ATGGCAATTTCAACAACTGCCCCTCCCCCGACCGCGACGCGGACCCCAAACTATGTCCCGAGTTCTACTCTCTCAGCTCACTCTCGGGCCGTTACGGCTCTGCGATTTTCTCCAGACGGCACGTTGCTGGCCAGTGCGGGTGCCGACGGCTGGCTTCACTTCTG GCATCCAACTAGTGGAGAACATATCCGTGGATTCCGTGCCCACAAAGCAG GTATCAACGACATCACAATATCCCCAGACTCCCTCTACATTGCCACGGCTTCGGATGATCACACTTCAGACATTCACCTTCTGCACCCGACACCGGGAGTAACTTTTTACCCGCCACCTCTAGAACCTTCTGATGCTTCAGATACGGAAGATCACCCTATAGCTCCAGTGCCTCCTCAATCGTctgtatcatcatcatccacggTTCCAGCTATACGTCACCTTGTCTCACACACCGCCCCCGTGCTTTCTGTTGCCTTTTCTCCCAAATCCAATCTCCTCGCGACTGGTAGTTTTGATGAATCGACGATAATATGGGACGTCAAAAGGGGCAAAGCCTTGAGGCAACTGCCTGCACATGCAGACGCTGTGTGGTGTGTGGCTTGGGATGCAGAAGGCGAGATGGTGCTCACAGCTGGCGCAGATGGATTAAT ACGACTGTGGGACGCCAGTACGGGACAGTGTCTCAAAACCCTAGACAACGACACTAATTCCCCTAT CTCATACGCCGCATTCACCCCATCTTCTGTTTTCCTACAAGCTTCCACCCTTTCGTCTACTCTGAGAATATATAACATCCACACGGGCAAAGTTATAAAGACAATACGCGCTCCTGGCACCTTTGTCAGTGAACGATGGCCTTGTCCCGCTGTCATCTACGAGGGTCTACCGCCTCTATTCCAAGGCACCGAGAGCAACGGTCATTTAGATCcgttgaaagaagaaaagatggacgTGGACTGTGTAGACAGAGATCCAGAACCAGCAAAGCCCCCAGTCGTAGTGTCCAATGTCAAGACTAAAATGAGAGATGCGTGGATCATCTCCGGCTCCGAAAATGGCAAGTTGATCATCTGGGATATTCAAAGCAAGCGAGTGCTGCAAGTTTTAGAAGGAGACCTATCACATCGTTGCTCTGTTGTTGCCCTCGCT GTGTCGCCGGACGGAAGGACGATCGCTAGTGGATCGTTAGAGCCTGAAAAAGTCATCAAGCTTTGGAGGGACGCAGAATAG
- a CDS encoding hypothetical protein (Match to EST gb|CF190113.1|CF190113), with protein sequence MPSNRSAIQVAEDSTKGNAKSVEQASEDKLQGLVEENADSTESSIRYAAYLRRARDVVRAGSRYTAYTSDVGEAFRPVVPPWLVTAAYGVSWAYLIGDVSFTTYKSSQLGPSPIEAANMSERTRLAMVAVKRSVFQGVASMALPAFTIHTAVRYAGRAFAKSQNAILRRWGPTAVGIGIVPALPYMFDHPVEQATDALFEKVEESYFRKNVLESEPKREL encoded by the exons ATGCCTTCCAATAGATCTGCAATTCAGGTCGCTGAGGATTCTACCAAAGGGAATGCCAAGTCTGTAGAGCAGGCCTCTGAAGATAAACTGCAAGGCCTCGTCGAAGAGAATG CCGACTCCACCGAATCCAGCATCCGATATG CTGCTTATCTCAGGCGTGCTAGGGATGTCGTCAGGGCTGGCTCTCGTTACACCGCTTACA CCAGTGATGTTGGAGAGGCTTTCCGACCAGTTGTACCCCCTTGGCTGGTCACGGCCGCCTACGGTGTTTCATGGGCCTATCTGATCGGTGATGTCTCATTTACGACCTACAAATCCTCGCAGCTCGGTCCTTCGCCTATTGAAGCCGCCAACATGTCAGAGCGCACCCGTTTGGCTATGGTAGCTGTCAAGCGATCCGTTTTTCAGGGTGTAGCTTCGATGGCCTTGCCTGCCTTCACGATCCACACTGCCGTCAGGTACGCCGGACGAGCGTTTGCCAAGAGCCAAAATGCTattttgaggagatggggacCTACAGCTGTTGGTATCGGTATTGTACCCGCCCTTCCTTACATGTTCGATCATCCT GTTGAGCAAGCCACCGACGCCTTGTTCgaaaaggttgaggagagtTATTTCAGGAAGAACGTGTTGGAATCTGAACCTAAACGAGAATTATAG